aaatttaaaattttaaggtttctatttatatttccgaaatttaaattttaaattttaaattttgagcaattttaaatttcgttagtgatttatttttagtatgattatTTTCCGGAATTagggtttctatttctatttccggaattcaaattttaaatttaaaattttgagcaattttgaATTtcgttaatgatttttttttgaaacctcaaatttaaattttagtgatttatttttagtttgaTAATTTTTCCgaaattaaggtttctatttaaattttaaatttaaaagttttccattaatgtgtttcattttaaatttcgaatctgtaaattaaatttaaatttgaaaggttagactttcctaataagtttgcttgatttacgggattggatattagtgatttgattttcagattttaaattttaaattttgaagtcaatcattattttaattttaaattttgaagtaaaccattattgtgtttgattttaaattttgtatgctttgaaatcttgatgtttttttatgagatgctttgactatattatttgtaattttagggatgcttcgagtctttgactattgtttttgtactcgagttgcatatctcacaaactttttgtgttttgtaattttaggtgaAAAGCTTCTTTCAGACTCTTTCCCCTACAAGGAACTATTGAATGGATTCTTTTGAGAAGTTGAAGAAAAGGTATATCTTGCActgttttgtgagttatatttttttgtattttagttataatttttgtatttaattagtttttaattgtttaaagatgtctttaatttctttttaaatctgtttttgtttctataaatagattagtgttgttaaagatgatttttgtattcgaaattatgattcgttttctgtaaatagactttgtttctataaatagattaccgttatattttttttaaacaatgattacttcctttgcagttatggataatgaaaacaacgctccttcgttATTAAAGTCGATTGAGGACgatgatcctatatttttcgaattgttcgtcgaccaaaaacaggttagttcagttttgttggtgttgtttgtttttttatatgtatagtctttcttttttatttttgtctttaggtgttaatttgaaattttatgtgattatcttttgaagttcttatggtttgttttgtgagttataattttttgtatttagttatgaTTTTTGTACTTAGTTAATTGTTAATTCTGTAaagatgtctttaatttatttttaaagttgtttttgtttctataaatagattagtgttgttaaagatgatttttgtattcgaaattatgattcggtttatgtaaatagactttgtttctataaatagattaccgttatatttttttttaaaacagtggttacttccattgcagttatggatcatgaaaacaacgctccttcgttgttaaagttgattggggactatgatcctatatttttggtatgtttcttaagttttcagttttgtgcacacaataagttattgcaacttatatgtttttttttttgtttcgattGATAGGAAATACCATATGATTTTGCAACCTTATTGTGGGGAGAACAACTTCCATATGTCAATGTCTtaaaattattgatgatgatttatCCTGAGTCAttgagttataatttttgtatttagttagttgttaattctttaaagatgcctttgatttcaattttaaagttgtttttgtttctataaacagATTACTGTTGTTAAAGATTATTTTTGTATTCggaattatgattcggtttctgtaaatagactttgtttctataaatatattaccattatatatttttaaaacaatggttactttctttgcagttatggatcctaaaaacaactctcattcgttgttaaagttgattgaggaatatgatcctatatttttggtatgtttccttagtgatttgatttttaaattttaaattttgaaatcaatcattattttaaatttagatttgaaagttttccattaatgtgtttgattttaaatttcgaatctgtaaattgattttaaatttgaaaggttatactttcctaataagtttgcttgatttacgggattggatattagtgatttgattttcagattttaaattttaaattttgaagtcaatcattattttaaatttaaattttgaagtaaaccattattgtgtttgattttaaattttgtatgctttgaaatcttgatgtttttttatgagatgctttgattatattatttgtaattttagggatgtgcttttattttgattcattaggtGTTTATTTTGGATGGTCCGCAGTTTTTGACTGCAACTATGTTGGACAAAGATATGCTTGCTATTGCTGTAAATTGGTACCATGTCCGTTGGTTTTGCTTGgtaaggttagactttcctaataagtttgcttgatttacgggattagatattagtgatttgattttcagattttaaattttaaattttgaagttaaTCATTAttctaaatttaaattttgaaataaaccattattgtgtttgattttaaattttcaatttcgaagtcaattattatgttaaatttaaatttgaaagtttgccattaatgtgtttgattttaaatttcgaatttgtaaattgaattaaaatttgaaaagttagtctttcctaataagtttgcttgatttacgggattggatattagtatACTTTGTTTATTGGGTTTTAACTAATAATTTGATTGACTCGGTTGTTAGATTTGTGACGATGCGTCGGACAAACAACATTGGGAAAATATACAGCCTTGAGCCTTGGTAAGTTAACACATTAGTTAAGGTTATGATGTTTTTTCATGGCACCGACACATTATTGAGTAGTAGCGCATTAGGTTAGTGATATTAAAATTTGTGCCTTGAGAAATTTTGTATATTGATTGATGTTTGAAATTGATTGTGAGGTCTTTGATTGTGCATTGTATTGCTGATTGAtgtatgagattttgttgattggcataaggtattagataagatgtgtttgaagttgtgaagatgaataagtgagacatgtgtagcagatattagtgagtgcacaacacattagttagggttttgaattattgctacaggttagtgatgttagagattgtgttatgagaaatgtgtagattgaattatgtctgtgtttgattgtgacacctttgattgtgcatgaaattgctggttatatgagattttgttgattgtagacaaataagtttgaacagaacttattagatttgaaagtttgccattaatgtgtttgattttaaatttcaaaactgtaaattgaatttaaatttgaaaggttagactttcctaataagtttgcttgatttacgggattggatattagtgatttgatttttagattttaaattttaaatgttgaagtcaatcattattttaaatttaaattttgaagtaatggcaatctgagtctgatttttttcgtgattaatatccgcttgagtaacccaatctgagtctgattttttCCGTTAACGATTCTGGTAAACTTTCccgatttgggttttctgcaaggctaatcatctaaattaatttgttatttttatggtttaccattgcataagttagtataatttgttgacaaagttttgttttgtgggatagtagtcataaattgagtaatattcaaggtttatgtgtttttattttgtttcattaaataagatgtgtttgagtagtattcaaggtttatgtatatatgagattttgttgattgacATAAGGTGTTAGataagatgtgtttgaagttgtgaagatgaataagtgagacatgtgtagcagatattagtgagtgcacaacacattagttagggttttgaattattgctacaggttagtgatgttagagattgtgttttgagaaatgtgtagattgaattatgtttgtgtttgattatgacacctttgattgtgcatgaaattgctggttatatgagattttgttgattgtagacaaataagtttgaacaattagATTCACATTTAAGTATAAAAAATGAGAGGTTGTTATAATCTGAATTATATTCTGAACGAAAAActgaaaggaaaaggaaaaaaagaaTAATTTAACACAGAGAAAAGAGGATAGAGAGAGAGTTGCgacatttttaaaacaaaaaatataagGTAACCATGCTTCTAAAATCTACTATACTTTTTAATAGTATTTTGTGGAAAATGGACTATATTGGGTAGGTAGTCAAACATGGTTTTTAGGGTCAAAACGGCTGTGTTGGGTTGACTCGGGACACTTTTATGAAAAACTTGATGTTTCTGACCTTAATAAACCATTTTTGTAGATGACCAATGTATATCTCTATTTGAGGAATTCTCCAAAGATCCAGAGCCGATTGTTTCATAGAGCTGTGAAGTTGCGTTAAACATACTGGATTTTGAACGATCCGACAAACCATTCGAGGTACTTGGAAGATTAAGTCTCTTATCTGGGTGGTTGTTACAGGTTTAGGATAATAAATGATTTTGGATGTACTCTGCGATGTCGATGATGCAGAGATGTTGGTGAAGCTCAGGTTAACAACTTCATGTGTATATTTTAATGAATAAAGTTTTTGTTGTTTATATTTTTCTAATTTAAACTTTTAATTAACTTCTAAATTTAATTAAATGAGTTTGTTTTGCAGGTTCGAACAACTTCATGtgtattttattataaaaaataaaagtttttttttttgtttcatgggTCGTTCAGAGAGGCAAGTTTCTGCCTCCGGTTCTTGCCCAAAGTTTCTGACCTTACTCGCAACCCAttgactacaactttcaattcaaaacaattataaaaaaattacgtttgaaaacatgtatttttattttatttaatgacataactcgattaatataaagtaaatttttctacacgcgaagttcgcgggtgataacctagttctCATATAAACGAAATTATTGAATATTTGGAAGTCAAAATCAAACTAGAATTGTACTAATGAAAGTATATTCATTAGGACCGAATATTTACGTCAAAATCAAACCAAAATTGTACTAATAAAAGAATATATATACGTGTTATTCTTATATAATTTGCCCTGATGAATGAATTAATATAACACCTATTTATCAGTCTATTTTTTTAGTTTCAGTATTAAAGCAAGAAGCCAAGAATGATAGAAGTATGTTAATCGCGTAATCACTAATCAATAGGTAAATGTAAACATATTCAAAAATACAAGAATCATTTATTGTAATCGAAATAATTCAGTATCTAACCATAATCATCCATGTAAAAATTCTTTGGAACATCCTATAAATAGTTATTCGGGTTACCCGATTAACTATAAAACTTATCTAATAACCAACTCAATTAACTATGTTCGGGTATGGGTTTAATGTTATTCAAGTTCATCAGGTTTCCATTAAATTGAGGATCGGGTTGCTTCGGGTTTATGTTAAAATGCACACCCCTAGTTGTCTTGATGAATAATGAATATATTCTCAATTTGCCTTTTAAAAAAGATATAGTGGATTTAAATAACCCAACTTTCAACAATTGGTCGATAACACTACCACCATTTGATTTGTACTACACCAATCTCATCTTTCAACTTATTGGACACTATCACTCCCAAACTAACCCAGTTTGTTGACATCAGCTAACAAATCATCAAAAAAGCCAAGTTAGATGCTACACCAGCTGCCACGTCATAAAAAAACAAGTCAAATGCCATACCAGATGCTACGTCATTAAAGAATTCAACGTCAGACGCCACGTCAACACACAAGTGTCACATCAGCAAAAAAACTAATTGGGTTACGGTTCAGTTAGTTTGTGAGTGCTATCGACCAATAGGTTGAAAGTCGGAAATGGTGTGATACAAATTGAAAGTTATGAGTGCTATCAGATAACTAACTTAACTAACTGGTGAAAGTTaaaattatttaaatccaatatcctttcaaaaaaaatatataagaatTTGTAGGATTCAATCTACCAAAATTAAATTGTATGTAAAATAGTAAAAGGAAACAAAATATGCTAactttttatattataaacacaCGTCCTAAACCCTAGCATAGAGCGTTCATCCATGAAAGCCGGTGAGGATGAAAGCCGGAGTTATACAGATACAGTCTATTCCATCGACGATCTTCTGCGTAAAATCTTAGTCGGGTTACCTCTAAGCtcattacacatgtgtaaatcactATGCAAACGATGGTTTTCTCTCATCACTGATCCTACTTTCTGCCCGAACAAAACCGATCATCCTTGCGGTTTGTTCCTCCAACTACAATCACCATCAGCTGAGTTCGCGTACGTGCCATTGTTCAGACATCCTCCTTTAATAAAAACAACAATCTTCCCCTTTCACCACCCGAAAAAACCGCAACACATCGAGGTTCGGCAATCGTGTAACGGCCTCTTGTTATGTTATGACCACCCTGATAAGTTATATGTATAAAATCCAACCATAAACCAGTTTAAGTTGCTTCCACTGCCTCATGTTTGGAAACCATATAATATTTTTGATAATTCTATGGCACTAGCTTTTGATCCTGCACTTTCACATCACTACAAGCTTCTTTATCATGTTCGCAAAGATGATGATGTTACACATGTTTATGTAGAGATTTATTCGTCGGAAACATGTACTTGGAGGGCTTATGATAAGACTTTTAGTTCAGTATCTTTCGTGGCGTTTGATCACAGCGCAGTTTATTGGCGTGGCGCCATTCATTGGCTGTCGCGTAGAGCCGTTTATCATTTTAGTTTAGAAGATATAGATAATCCTCACTTTATACAAGTTGAAAACCACAAAACCATGCATGCATATGGTGGTTATGATAAGTTATTGGTGTCGCGCGATTGCCTGCTTCTTGTTATGATGCTCCAGCCTCTAATGGTGGATGTGTATGAAGTGGAAAATGATTGCTATTCAGGGTGGTGTTTAAAGTACTATGTTGATCTTGAATTTGTTGGAAACTTTCCGGGACCTGAGGTCGATGTACTAGCGATTGTGCTCGGGGACAGAGAAGAGGATTCGTTTCTTGTATTGGAAGTGCCCGGGATTATGcttgtgaaatacaatatcatgtcAAAGACTTTCTATCAGCTTTGTAACCTCACCCGAATTCAAATTCTCCCGACAAAGTTTTGTAGCTT
The sequence above is drawn from the Helianthus annuus cultivar XRQ/B chromosome 12, HanXRQr2.0-SUNRISE, whole genome shotgun sequence genome and encodes:
- the LOC110893244 gene encoding F-box protein At5g07610 yields the protein MALAFDPALSHHYKLLYHVRKDDDVTHVYVEIYSSETCTWRAYDKTFSSVSFVAFDHSAVYWRGAIHWLSRRAVYHFSLEDIDNPHFIQVENHKTMHAYGGYDKLLVSRDCLLLVMMLQPLMVDVYEVENDCYSGWCLKYYVDLEFVGNFPGPEVDVLAIVLGDREEDSFLVLEVPGIMLVKYNIMSKTFYQLCNLTRIQILPTKFCSFLFTPSLVGV